The Ignavibacteriales bacterium genome includes a window with the following:
- a CDS encoding VCBS repeat-containing protein, which translates to MSQKVIVFLIAIIISFRLIAQDSIKFVLAQTIPNTAGNDIVLVDFNNDGNVDVFIANGKSNKPLPSKLWINDGTGHYADSKQDFGEAKSWSVAYGDVTGSGFIDLFIANGDWNNGDSSRLWINNGYGQFTCSANKFGKANSSCAVLGDLNGDGALDIFFANHPYSNGKGGEDEVWFNDGKGNFTNSGQKLGRSDAARRVKLADVNGDSFLDAIVLNGDTNRIWLNNGRGHFLESRQNIGVGENIDLAVCDIDNDGDKDIIIVKGAWGKKPKGNEVWINDGKGNFSKSQSIGDYDGYGVAVGDFNKDQYLDLVVVNGPNQPNQIFLNDKGGHFYNSKIDIGSGGNKVAVSNLNHDNLLDLIIVGDENTKVYLQINNK; encoded by the coding sequence ATGAGTCAAAAGGTAATTGTTTTTCTTATAGCTATTATTATTTCTTTTCGACTAATCGCACAAGACTCTATTAAATTTGTTCTGGCTCAAACCATTCCTAATACTGCAGGTAATGATATTGTTTTAGTGGATTTCAATAATGATGGAAATGTCGACGTGTTTATCGCCAACGGGAAATCGAATAAGCCCTTACCATCCAAATTATGGATCAATGATGGAACCGGTCATTATGCTGATTCGAAACAGGATTTTGGAGAAGCAAAATCATGGAGTGTGGCATACGGAGATGTTACTGGAAGCGGATTTATTGACTTGTTTATTGCCAACGGCGATTGGAACAATGGGGATTCAAGCCGTCTATGGATCAATAATGGTTATGGCCAATTTACTTGTTCTGCAAACAAATTTGGCAAAGCCAATAGTAGCTGCGCTGTTTTGGGAGATTTGAATGGCGATGGAGCTCTGGATATTTTTTTTGCAAATCATCCTTATAGTAACGGTAAGGGTGGTGAAGATGAAGTATGGTTTAATGACGGGAAAGGTAACTTTACCAATAGCGGTCAAAAGTTAGGCAGATCGGATGCTGCAAGACGTGTAAAGTTAGCAGATGTGAATGGCGATAGTTTCTTAGATGCTATCGTTCTCAACGGCGATACAAATAGAATATGGCTTAATAACGGAAGAGGTCATTTTTTAGAGAGCAGACAAAACATTGGTGTTGGAGAGAATATTGATTTAGCAGTTTGTGATATTGATAATGATGGAGATAAGGACATTATTATTGTAAAAGGAGCTTGGGGTAAGAAACCGAAAGGTAACGAAGTATGGATAAACGACGGAAAAGGTAATTTCTCCAAATCACAAAGTATTGGCGACTATGACGGTTATGGTGTTGCAGTCGGTGATTTTAACAAGGATCAATACCTTGATCTCGTTGTGGTAAATGGTCCAAACCAACCAAATCAGATTTTTCTGAACGATAAAGGCGGACATTTCTACAATTCCAAAATAGACATCGGCAGCGGAGGAAATAAAGTTGCTGTTAGTAATTTAAATCATGATAATCTTTTAGACTTAATAATTGTAGGAGATGAAAATACTAAAGTATATTTACAAATCAATAATAAATAG